In Apium graveolens cultivar Ventura chromosome 10, ASM990537v1, whole genome shotgun sequence, the following are encoded in one genomic region:
- the LOC141690486 gene encoding protein FAR-RED IMPAIRED RESPONSE 1-like gives MPDKKLTAQKQVGNDQLFCRLFGAVLQIMELEVENQWTEDMNNEEDKESKESAEKEKNNDEESNEKLAPPEVNTLFNFDREVYEYYRRYGLQNGFGVMIRNTRKVHGVHTYVAISCHRYGDPQRKVVDSLNPKPIVKSNCKARLCSKKLDDDTWCVTQFDNEHNHDISPSKAHHFRCNRKLTEHAKRSLNLYDEAGIAMNKSFNTLVVQQGGHENMTFNKKDCENYMRIRRRLRLEEGDDVALQNYFNKAQLVDSNFYYSIDLDDDNRIKNLS, from the exons ATGCCGGATAAAAAGCTCACAGCCCAGAAGCAAGTAGGAAATGACCAGCTTTTCTGTAGGTTGTTTGGAGCAGTGTTACAG ATTATGGAGTTAGAAGTTGAAAATCAATGGACTGAGGATATGAacaatgaagaagataaagaaTCAAAAGAATCAGCCGAAAAAGAGAAAAATAATGATGAAGAAAGTAATGAAAAGCTTGCACCTCCTGAGGTAAACACGCTATTCAATTTTGATAGAGAAGTTTATGAATATTATAGACGATACGGCTTACAAAATGGGTTTGGAGTTATGATAAGAAATACTAGGAAAGTTCATGGAGTTCATACATATGTAGCAATATCATGTCATAGATATGGTGATCCTCAACGAAAAGTCGTGGATAGTTTAAACCCGAAGCCTATTGTGAAATCAAATTGCAAAGCAAGACTTTGTTCAAAAAAATTGGACGATGATACGTGGTGTGTGACTCAATTTGACAATGAACACAATCATGATATAAGTCCAAGTAAAGCTCATCATTTTAGATGCAACAGAAAATTGACAGAACATGCAAAAAGAAGTCTTAATTTATATGATGAAGCTGGGATTGCGATGAATAAGAGTTTCAATACTCTGGTGGTTCAACAAGGAGGTCATGAAAATATGACTTTTAATAAAAAGGATTGTGAAAATTATATGAGGATAAGAAGAAGATTGAGACTGGAAGAGGGTGATGATGTTGCCCTTCAGAATTATTTTAATAAAGCACAACTAGTAGATTCCAATTTTTATTATTCAATTGATCTTGATGATGATAATAGGATAAAAAATTTATCCTAG